From a region of the Zingiber officinale cultivar Zhangliang chromosome 10B, Zo_v1.1, whole genome shotgun sequence genome:
- the LOC122029682 gene encoding dnaJ homolog subfamily B member 3-like, protein MEHLKRPRRRSVSYYDVLGVVRDASFLEIRNAYRRLALRWHPDRRRGEPEMADEAKRRFQQIQEAYQVLSDAKRRRLYDSGLYDPIEDEEEAVEGFHDFVQEMMSLMASVRKEGKQYSLRELQQMLFEMAQDFNSLQTSKCFADMI, encoded by the exons ATGGAGCATTTGAAAAGGCCGCGCAGGCGATCGGTTTCGTACTACGATGTGCTCGGCGTCGTTCGGGATGCCTCATTCTTGGAGATCCGCAACGCCTACCGGAGACTCGCTTTG AGGTGGCATCCGGATAGGAGAAGGGGGGAGCCGGAGATGGCGGATGAGGCCAAGCGAAGGTTCCAACAGATCCAAGAGGCTTACCAAG TGTTATCCGATGCCAAGAGGAGGAGATTGTACGATTCTGGACTCTACGATCCTATTGAAGACGAGGAGGAAGCAGTCGAG GGCTTTCATGATTTCGTTCAAGAAATGATGTCGCTTATGGCTAGCGTGAGGAAGGAG GGGAAGCAGTATAGCCTAAGGGAACTACAGCAGATGCTGTTTGAGATGGCACAAGATTTCAATTCGTTGCAGACTTCCAAGTGCTTTGCCGATATGATTTAG